The following coding sequences are from one Arthrobacter sp. 24S4-2 window:
- a CDS encoding LacI family DNA-binding transcriptional regulator — protein sequence MTTPAVHAPRSPVTRKDVARYAGVSTAVVSYVVNGGPKRVAPATEAKVQDAIRVLGYRPNAAARALKLGSSETIGLIIPDNSNPFFSLLAHAVEDAAGELGYALFLTNSDGDLAKERRHIRNLAARQVDGVVLASVLSEPDLADLQAAEISSVLLSHSERPAGVTSVGVDLAEGARTAVEHLIGHGHTNIGLAMGTTTANEADDREQGWLQALEAAGLPEGPIARSAFTRVGGYAAGKRLLASGHRPTAIFASSDMQAVGILRALHEAGLSVPGDIALAAFDGSVEAEYSWPPLTTVEQPVRDMADAAVRALVGADRGGAPRHLVFPTRLLVRQSCGCP from the coding sequence ATGACCACTCCCGCAGTGCACGCACCTCGAAGCCCGGTAACCCGCAAGGATGTTGCCCGCTACGCAGGCGTGAGCACAGCCGTGGTCAGCTACGTGGTGAACGGCGGACCCAAACGGGTTGCGCCGGCCACGGAGGCAAAAGTCCAGGACGCGATCCGCGTTCTGGGCTACCGCCCCAATGCGGCCGCACGGGCGCTGAAACTGGGGTCCAGCGAGACCATCGGCCTGATCATTCCGGACAACAGCAACCCGTTCTTTTCGTTGCTGGCGCACGCGGTGGAGGACGCGGCCGGCGAACTCGGCTACGCGTTGTTCCTGACTAATTCCGACGGCGACCTCGCCAAGGAACGTCGGCACATCCGCAACCTGGCCGCCCGCCAGGTGGACGGCGTCGTGCTTGCTAGCGTCCTCTCCGAACCGGATCTTGCGGATCTGCAAGCGGCGGAGATTTCGTCGGTCCTGCTAAGCCACAGTGAGAGGCCTGCCGGCGTCACCAGCGTCGGCGTGGATCTTGCCGAGGGCGCCCGCACTGCCGTGGAACACCTCATCGGGCATGGCCACACAAACATCGGACTCGCCATGGGTACCACCACAGCCAATGAGGCCGATGATCGCGAACAGGGCTGGCTGCAGGCACTCGAGGCCGCCGGCCTGCCGGAGGGCCCGATCGCGCGCAGCGCCTTTACCCGGGTTGGAGGCTACGCGGCAGGAAAACGCCTGTTGGCGTCGGGACACCGCCCCACTGCCATTTTTGCGAGTTCGGACATGCAGGCGGTGGGCATCCTCCGGGCCCTCCATGAAGCTGGACTTTCCGTTCCGGGGGACATTGCCCTGGCCGCCTTCGATGGTTCGGTGGAGGCCGAATATTCGTGGCCCCCGCTGACTACCGTGGAGCAGCCGGTGCGCGACATGGCGGACGCCGCGGTGCGCGCGCTGGTCGGAGCGGACCGCGGCGGGGCGCCCCGTCACCTCGTCTTCCCGACACGGCTGCTGGTCAGGCAGTCCTGCGGCTGCCCGTAG
- a CDS encoding ABC transporter substrate-binding protein yields MAAQFDASAAGYPSRRSILKTVGVGAAGLAGIPFLAACTGGSGPSATGSESPGLSFGSGSSDDVPKRAYQAVTDAFTAKTGKKVTTNVVPHNDFQNKINSYLQGSPDDTFTWFAGYRMQYYAGKGLLAPIDDVWQSIGANYSDALKKASTGPDGKMYFVPNYNYPWGFFYRKSLWAEKGYEVPETFDALKALATKMKADGIIPIGFADKDGWPAMGTFDYINMRLNGYQFHVDLCAHKESWDQQKVSAVFDTWSALLPFQDPAALGQTWQDAAKALEAKKTGMYLLGSFVTQQFTDPAVLADIGFFAFPEIAMEGRDAVEAPIDGLLLSKKGGENKAARDFMAFLGSAEAQNAYSAVDSSNIATVKGTDTSKFTPLNKTCADTIANAKYISQFFDRDALPAMANNVMIPALQSFIKDGKMDVKNLEAQAKTLYAAQ; encoded by the coding sequence ATGGCAGCACAGTTTGATGCGTCGGCGGCCGGCTACCCGAGCCGGCGGAGCATCCTCAAGACCGTCGGCGTCGGTGCGGCAGGCCTGGCCGGCATCCCGTTCCTCGCAGCCTGCACAGGCGGCAGCGGCCCGTCCGCAACAGGTTCCGAGTCCCCCGGGCTGTCTTTCGGGTCGGGTTCCTCGGACGATGTTCCCAAGCGGGCCTACCAGGCCGTCACCGACGCCTTTACCGCCAAGACAGGGAAGAAAGTCACCACCAACGTGGTGCCGCACAATGACTTCCAGAACAAGATCAATTCCTACCTCCAGGGCTCCCCGGACGATACCTTCACCTGGTTCGCCGGGTACCGTATGCAGTATTACGCGGGCAAGGGACTCCTGGCACCGATCGACGACGTCTGGCAGAGCATCGGCGCCAACTACTCAGACGCCCTCAAGAAGGCCTCCACCGGCCCCGACGGCAAGATGTACTTCGTCCCCAACTACAACTACCCGTGGGGCTTCTTCTACCGGAAGAGCCTCTGGGCGGAGAAGGGCTACGAGGTTCCGGAGACCTTCGATGCCCTCAAGGCCCTGGCCACGAAGATGAAAGCGGACGGCATCATTCCCATCGGCTTTGCCGACAAGGACGGCTGGCCGGCCATGGGCACCTTCGACTACATCAACATGCGGCTCAACGGCTACCAGTTCCACGTGGACCTCTGCGCCCACAAGGAGTCATGGGACCAGCAGAAGGTCAGCGCCGTTTTTGACACCTGGTCCGCACTGCTCCCCTTCCAGGACCCGGCCGCCCTGGGCCAGACGTGGCAGGACGCCGCCAAGGCGCTGGAAGCCAAGAAGACCGGCATGTACCTGTTGGGGTCCTTCGTGACGCAGCAGTTCACGGATCCGGCAGTCCTGGCGGACATCGGGTTTTTCGCCTTCCCGGAGATCGCCATGGAGGGCCGGGACGCCGTCGAGGCCCCGATCGACGGCCTGCTGCTCTCCAAGAAGGGCGGAGAGAACAAGGCTGCCCGCGACTTCATGGCCTTCCTGGGAAGCGCCGAAGCCCAGAACGCCTATTCCGCCGTGGATTCGTCGAACATCGCCACGGTCAAGGGCACGGACACGTCAAAGTTCACCCCACTGAATAAGACCTGCGCGGACACCATCGCAAACGCAAAATACATCAGCCAGTTCTTCGACCGCGACGCCCTTCCGGCTATGGCCAACAACGTGATGATCCCGGCCCTGCAGTCCTTCATCAAGGACGGCAAGATGGACGTCAAGAACCTCGAGGCCCAGGCCAAGACGCTTTACGCCGCGCAGTAG
- a CDS encoding carbohydrate ABC transporter permease — protein MSSTARELIPPESREPEGASAKRGRTRRARGGRVRRLSGRDKLVLSLMVGIPTLIELTLVWLPMLMSVGLSFTRWNGLELSDIRPAGLANYQYISQDYPPFWPAVQHNMLWLLFLALVATPLGLLLAVLLDQNIRGGKIYQSIFFAPVMLSLALIGIIWQLFYQRDNGLLNFLLGTAGTPKAVDWFGDSSVNIWAAMIAATWRHAGYVMLLYLAGLKGVDPSLKEAAAIDGANGFQTFFRVVFPAMRPINIVIVVITIIESLRAFDVVYVINRGTNGLEMLSALVIQNLVGEGQVIGVGSALAVVLLVISLVPIVFYLSRTFGKENKA, from the coding sequence ATGAGCAGCACTGCAAGAGAACTTATTCCGCCGGAATCCCGGGAACCCGAGGGGGCTTCCGCGAAGCGGGGTCGAACCAGACGGGCCAGGGGCGGGCGGGTCCGACGACTGTCCGGACGCGACAAGCTGGTCCTGTCGCTCATGGTGGGCATCCCCACCCTGATCGAGCTGACGCTGGTCTGGCTGCCGATGCTGATGTCGGTGGGCCTCAGCTTCACCCGGTGGAACGGCCTGGAACTGAGCGACATCCGCCCGGCCGGCCTGGCCAACTACCAGTACATCTCCCAGGACTATCCGCCGTTCTGGCCGGCGGTGCAGCACAACATGCTGTGGCTGCTGTTCCTGGCCCTCGTGGCCACGCCGCTGGGCCTGCTGCTGGCGGTGCTGCTGGACCAGAACATCCGCGGCGGCAAGATCTACCAGAGCATTTTCTTCGCACCGGTCATGCTCTCGCTGGCCCTCATCGGCATCATCTGGCAGCTCTTTTACCAGCGCGACAACGGCCTGCTGAACTTCCTGCTTGGTACGGCCGGGACCCCGAAGGCCGTTGACTGGTTCGGGGACTCCTCCGTCAATATCTGGGCCGCGATGATCGCCGCCACGTGGCGGCACGCCGGCTACGTGATGCTGCTGTATCTGGCCGGGCTCAAGGGCGTTGACCCGAGTCTCAAGGAGGCGGCGGCCATCGACGGGGCCAACGGCTTCCAGACGTTCTTCCGGGTGGTCTTTCCGGCAATGCGGCCCATCAACATCGTGATTGTTGTCATCACCATCATCGAATCGCTCCGTGCCTTTGACGTGGTTTATGTCATCAACCGCGGCACCAACGGCCTGGAAATGCTCAGCGCCCTGGTGATCCAGAACCTGGTGGGCGAAGGCCAGGTGATCGGCGTCGGCTCAGCGCTCGCCGTGGTGCTGCTGGTCATTTCCCTTGTCCCTATCGTCTTCTACCTCAGCCGCACCTTCGGCAAGGAGAACAAAGCATGA
- the nth gene encoding endonuclease III, whose product MATETGTPKPGSITPQASGESMLALKRRARRINRTLAEAYPYAHAELDFRSPFELLVATVLSAQTTDVVVNQITPLLFARYPDARSMAEADPAELEVILKPTGFFRAKARNVMALCNRLVDEYDGVVPPRLQDLVTLPGVGRKTANVVLGNAFGIPGITVDTHFGRLARRFGWTESDDPVRVEADVAELFEPRDWTMLSHRVVFHGRRVCHSRKPACGACAVATWCPSYGAGETDPDKARKLLKYELAPGQEALLAQLLAETHRAAEIRMESQKRGK is encoded by the coding sequence ATGGCCACCGAAACCGGCACCCCGAAGCCGGGCAGCATCACACCGCAGGCGTCCGGGGAATCAATGCTGGCGTTGAAGCGCCGGGCCCGCAGGATTAACCGGACGCTGGCGGAGGCCTACCCGTACGCGCACGCCGAACTGGACTTCCGCAGCCCGTTTGAGCTCCTGGTGGCAACGGTGCTCTCCGCCCAGACCACCGATGTGGTGGTCAACCAGATCACGCCGCTGCTCTTCGCCCGGTATCCGGATGCCCGGAGCATGGCGGAGGCCGATCCGGCGGAGCTCGAGGTCATCCTCAAGCCCACCGGGTTCTTCCGCGCCAAGGCGAGGAACGTGATGGCCCTGTGCAACCGGCTTGTGGACGAGTACGACGGCGTGGTGCCGCCCCGGCTGCAGGACCTGGTGACACTTCCCGGCGTGGGGCGGAAGACTGCAAATGTGGTGCTGGGCAACGCTTTCGGCATTCCCGGAATCACCGTGGACACGCATTTTGGCCGGCTTGCCCGCCGGTTCGGCTGGACGGAATCGGATGATCCTGTGCGCGTCGAAGCGGACGTCGCCGAACTGTTCGAACCGCGGGACTGGACCATGCTGTCGCACCGGGTGGTGTTCCATGGGCGCCGCGTCTGCCATTCACGCAAGCCGGCCTGCGGCGCGTGCGCTGTGGCCACCTGGTGCCCCAGCTACGGGGCCGGCGAGACGGACCCGGACAAAGCCCGCAAGCTCCTCAAGTACGAGCTCGCCCCGGGGCAGGAGGCCCTTCTGGCGCAACTGCTGGCGGAGACACACAGGGCTGCCGAAATCCGGATGGAATCACAAAAGCGGGGGAAATGA
- a CDS encoding carbohydrate ABC transporter permease codes for MSTTATPATRAGTAAGVRSGSRRKRHYGTHIFLTAMAVMWLVPLGWSLFTALRPVASTNEHGYFSLAGDFNFDNFTQAWTQGGFATYFMNSLIISVPAVLLTLFLASLMAFAVSRVNWKFNITLLIMFTAGNLLPPQVLAAPLFEMAKHFQVPYSFSDSGNMLNTYIVVIAVNIAVQMGFCTFVLSNYMKALSADLTEAALVDGAGIWRQYREIIMPLCRPAFAALGTLEVIFIYNEYFWPLLFIQSGNRLPITTAINNLQGQFLNNYNLLAAGAVITVIPTLVIYLLLQRQFVAGLTLGSSKG; via the coding sequence ATGAGCACCACAGCAACCCCCGCCACCCGCGCGGGCACCGCCGCCGGGGTCCGTTCCGGCAGCCGGCGCAAGCGCCACTATGGAACGCATATCTTCCTCACGGCCATGGCCGTCATGTGGCTGGTCCCACTGGGCTGGTCCCTGTTCACCGCCCTCCGCCCGGTGGCGTCAACCAACGAACACGGATATTTCAGCCTGGCGGGCGATTTCAACTTCGACAATTTCACGCAGGCCTGGACCCAGGGCGGCTTCGCCACCTACTTCATGAACTCCCTTATCATCTCGGTTCCGGCGGTGCTGCTGACCCTTTTCCTGGCCTCCCTGATGGCGTTCGCCGTGAGCCGGGTGAACTGGAAGTTCAACATCACCCTGCTCATCATGTTCACCGCGGGCAACCTGTTGCCGCCGCAGGTGCTGGCCGCGCCGCTGTTTGAGATGGCAAAGCACTTCCAGGTGCCGTACTCCTTCAGCGATTCGGGCAACATGCTGAACACGTACATCGTGGTCATCGCGGTCAACATCGCCGTGCAAATGGGATTCTGCACATTCGTCCTGTCCAACTACATGAAAGCCCTGTCCGCCGACCTGACCGAGGCCGCCCTCGTGGACGGCGCCGGCATCTGGCGCCAATACCGCGAAATCATCATGCCGTTGTGCCGGCCCGCCTTCGCCGCCCTCGGCACGCTCGAAGTCATCTTCATCTACAACGAATACTTCTGGCCCCTGCTGTTCATCCAAAGTGGCAACCGCCTCCCCATCACCACTGCCATCAACAACCTCCAGGGCCAGTTCCTGAACAACTACAACCTCCTCGCCGCCGGCGCCGTCATCACAGTCATCCCCACCCTGGTCATCTACCTCCTGCTCCAGCGGCAGTTTGTTGCAGGCCTGACTCTCGGTTCCAGCAAGGGGTAG
- the acs gene encoding acetate--CoA ligase, which translates to MSQDTPSSTATAAHAEVPANHAPTGASGANGASGTNGTSGTNGNGDAFENLSHENRKFAPSEEFAANAVVTAADYTESEADRPAFWARQARELLTWSKDFTKTLDWSNPPFAKWFVGGEINAAYNALDRHVENGLGDRVAIYFEGEPGDSRSYTYAQLTEEVKKAANAFESLGVAKGDRVAVYLPMIPEAVITLLACARIGAIHSVVFGGFSAEALRSRIDDAEAKLVVTADGTYRRGKPSSLKHAVDDALSHEGDGSGHTVRNVVVVKRTGQDVDWHDGRDHWWADTVGAASAEHKAVGHDSEHPLFILYTSGTTGKPKGILHTTGGYLAQGAYTHKAVFDLHPETDVYWCTADVGWITGHSYVAYAPLINGATQVMYEGTPDSPHQGRWWEIIEKYKVSILYTAPTAIRTFMKWGKEIPAKFDLSSIRVLGSVGEPINPEAWMWYRDVIGANAGKNGEKKEHPAPIVDTWWQTETGAQMIAPLPGVTATKPGSAQVPLPGIAVDVVDELGESVPNGHGGFLVIREPWPAMLRGIWGDAERFRETYWSRFETMYFAGDGAKKDEDGDVWLLGRVDDVMNISGHRLSTAEIESALVSHPAVAEAAVVGAADETTGQAVVAFVILREDATDTGDAIVQELRNHVGKEIGPIAKPKTILVVPELPKTRSGKIMRRLLKDVAEGREVGDATTLADNTVMSQIAQSLKK; encoded by the coding sequence ATGTCCCAGGACACACCCAGCTCCACGGCCACCGCTGCCCACGCTGAAGTGCCAGCCAACCATGCCCCCACCGGAGCCTCCGGAGCAAACGGAGCTTCCGGAACAAACGGAACTTCCGGAACAAACGGGAACGGCGATGCCTTCGAGAACCTCTCCCACGAGAACCGGAAGTTCGCTCCCTCGGAAGAGTTCGCCGCGAACGCGGTCGTTACCGCCGCGGACTACACGGAATCCGAAGCCGACAGGCCGGCGTTCTGGGCCAGGCAGGCCCGCGAACTGCTCACCTGGTCCAAGGACTTCACCAAAACCCTGGACTGGTCCAACCCGCCCTTCGCCAAGTGGTTTGTCGGTGGCGAGATCAACGCGGCCTACAACGCCCTGGACCGCCATGTGGAGAACGGGCTCGGGGACCGGGTTGCCATCTACTTCGAAGGCGAACCCGGCGACAGCCGCTCCTACACGTACGCCCAGCTCACCGAGGAAGTGAAGAAGGCAGCCAATGCGTTCGAATCCCTCGGTGTGGCCAAGGGCGACCGCGTGGCCGTTTACCTGCCCATGATCCCCGAGGCCGTCATCACGCTGCTGGCCTGTGCCCGGATCGGCGCCATCCACTCTGTGGTGTTTGGCGGCTTCTCCGCCGAGGCCCTGCGCTCCCGGATCGACGACGCCGAGGCCAAGCTCGTGGTCACCGCCGACGGCACCTACCGCCGCGGCAAGCCCAGTTCGCTTAAGCACGCGGTGGACGACGCGTTGTCCCACGAAGGGGACGGTAGCGGCCACACCGTCCGGAACGTGGTGGTGGTCAAGCGCACCGGCCAGGACGTCGACTGGCACGATGGGCGGGACCACTGGTGGGCAGACACCGTCGGGGCAGCCTCCGCGGAGCACAAGGCCGTGGGCCACGATTCCGAGCACCCGCTGTTCATCCTCTACACCTCCGGCACCACCGGCAAGCCCAAGGGAATCCTGCACACCACCGGCGGCTACCTGGCCCAGGGCGCCTACACCCACAAGGCCGTATTCGACCTGCACCCGGAAACAGACGTGTACTGGTGCACGGCCGACGTCGGCTGGATCACCGGCCACTCCTACGTCGCCTACGCCCCGCTGATCAACGGCGCCACCCAGGTCATGTACGAAGGCACCCCGGACTCCCCGCACCAGGGCCGCTGGTGGGAGATCATCGAGAAGTACAAGGTGTCCATTCTCTACACCGCCCCCACCGCGATCCGCACGTTCATGAAGTGGGGCAAGGAGATCCCGGCCAAGTTCGACCTCTCCTCCATCCGCGTCCTGGGTTCGGTGGGCGAACCCATCAACCCGGAAGCGTGGATGTGGTACCGCGACGTCATCGGCGCCAACGCGGGCAAGAACGGGGAGAAGAAGGAGCACCCGGCCCCGATCGTGGACACCTGGTGGCAGACCGAAACCGGCGCCCAGATGATCGCCCCGCTGCCCGGCGTCACCGCCACCAAGCCCGGCTCGGCGCAGGTTCCGTTGCCCGGCATCGCCGTCGATGTGGTGGATGAACTCGGCGAGTCCGTGCCGAACGGGCACGGCGGTTTCCTGGTGATCCGCGAACCGTGGCCGGCCATGCTGCGCGGCATCTGGGGCGACGCGGAACGGTTCAGGGAGACCTACTGGTCCCGGTTCGAGACGATGTACTTCGCCGGCGACGGCGCCAAGAAGGACGAGGACGGCGACGTCTGGCTCCTCGGCCGCGTGGACGACGTCATGAACATCTCCGGACACCGGCTCTCCACCGCCGAAATCGAATCGGCCCTGGTCAGCCACCCGGCCGTGGCCGAGGCCGCCGTCGTGGGCGCCGCCGACGAAACCACCGGCCAGGCCGTGGTCGCGTTCGTGATCCTCCGCGAAGACGCCACGGACACCGGTGACGCGATCGTCCAGGAACTCCGCAACCACGTGGGCAAGGAGATCGGCCCGATCGCCAAGCCCAAGACCATCCTTGTGGTCCCCGAACTGCCCAAGACGCGCTCCGGCAAGATCATGCGGCGCCTCCTCAAGGACGTCGCGGAAGGCCGTGAAGTGGGCGACGCCACCACCTTGGCTGACAACACCGTGATGTCCCAGATCGCCCAGTCGCTCAAAAAGTAA
- a CDS encoding Gfo/Idh/MocA family protein produces the protein MAFSIGVVGVGQFGGHFAHLFKLHPGVSQVYVVDERPERAAAALERWGLDGTKAGFEELLASDVDAVAIFTQRWTHGPLVEQALRAGKHVYSAVPMAVSEEEIGRIIEAVKETGLVYAMGETSYYNPATVYARNQHAAGKFGRIFYSEGDYVHDMDLGFYDAYQYSGGDAWKSTASYPPMLYPTHAIGGVLGALPSHAVSVSCIGVKDDREDGVFDKDVSMFGNDFSNATALFELNDGGAMRTNEMRRVGYPSHIRESRFRFFGTEASFEQLAKVTVWQDKENVHDISEQVETKPSIPLDDPSLADVAPELRDAFISGLAPVHDRGRLPEEFRGAPNGHEGSHQFLVDDFVTAVNEGTLPPVNAWVAARFTLPGIVAHASAQQNGERLPIRDFGDAPRVE, from the coding sequence ATGGCGTTTTCAATCGGAGTCGTCGGCGTCGGACAGTTCGGCGGCCATTTCGCGCATCTCTTCAAGCTCCACCCGGGAGTCAGCCAGGTTTACGTCGTTGACGAACGGCCCGAACGCGCCGCTGCGGCGCTGGAGCGTTGGGGGCTTGACGGCACAAAGGCGGGTTTCGAGGAACTGTTGGCGTCCGACGTCGACGCGGTCGCCATTTTCACGCAGCGCTGGACCCACGGGCCGCTGGTGGAGCAGGCGCTGCGCGCCGGCAAGCATGTCTACTCAGCTGTTCCCATGGCGGTTTCCGAAGAGGAGATCGGGCGCATCATCGAGGCCGTGAAGGAAACCGGGCTCGTCTACGCCATGGGGGAGACCAGCTACTACAACCCTGCGACGGTCTATGCCCGCAACCAGCACGCCGCCGGCAAGTTCGGCCGGATCTTCTACAGCGAAGGCGACTATGTCCACGACATGGACCTCGGCTTCTATGACGCTTACCAGTACAGCGGCGGAGACGCCTGGAAGTCGACGGCGAGCTACCCACCGATGCTGTACCCCACGCATGCAATCGGTGGTGTCCTGGGTGCGCTGCCGTCCCACGCGGTCAGCGTCAGCTGCATCGGCGTCAAGGACGACCGTGAGGACGGCGTCTTCGACAAGGACGTCAGCATGTTCGGCAACGACTTCTCCAACGCCACCGCGCTCTTCGAGCTGAACGACGGCGGCGCCATGCGCACCAACGAAATGCGCCGCGTTGGCTACCCGTCCCACATCCGTGAGTCCCGGTTCCGCTTCTTCGGCACCGAGGCCAGCTTCGAGCAGCTCGCCAAGGTCACGGTGTGGCAGGACAAGGAGAATGTCCACGACATCTCTGAACAGGTGGAGACCAAGCCCAGCATCCCGCTCGATGACCCCTCGCTCGCGGACGTCGCACCGGAATTGCGTGATGCGTTCATCTCCGGCCTCGCCCCTGTGCACGACCGCGGACGCCTGCCCGAGGAATTCCGCGGCGCCCCGAACGGACACGAGGGAAGCCACCAGTTCCTGGTGGATGATTTCGTGACCGCGGTCAACGAAGGAACGCTTCCTCCGGTTAACGCCTGGGTCGCCGCGCGGTTCACCCTTCCCGGGATCGTCGCTCATGCCTCGGCCCAGCAGAACGGTGAACGCCTGCCCATCCGCGACTTTGGCGACGCTCCGCGGGTCGAGTAG
- a CDS encoding DeoR/GlpR family DNA-binding transcription regulator, with protein sequence MLPAARHQAIVDAVQRERVVRVSDLAQQLGVSLMTVRRDIELLEEGGRVERIHGGAKLPGDASTHEPGFEQKSTQLTAEKRAIAVEAASLVHEGMAVGLGAGTTTWALAKELVNGPRITVVTNSIRIADLFHHGSSSGAGRYGSTVILIGGERTPSDALVGPIATAALKQLHLDLLFLGVHGMDPDAGFTTPNLLEAETDRAFVSASRKVVVVADHTKWGTQGMSTIAAFEEADEVISDAGLSGDARRILQESVSRLRIVSAV encoded by the coding sequence ATGCTCCCCGCAGCACGCCACCAGGCAATCGTGGACGCCGTCCAGCGCGAGAGGGTGGTCCGGGTTTCGGACCTTGCCCAGCAGCTGGGCGTGTCACTGATGACCGTTCGGCGGGACATTGAGCTGCTGGAAGAGGGCGGCAGGGTGGAACGGATCCACGGCGGCGCCAAACTGCCCGGCGATGCCAGCACGCACGAGCCCGGCTTCGAACAGAAATCCACCCAGCTGACGGCGGAAAAACGCGCCATCGCAGTCGAGGCCGCGTCCCTGGTGCACGAGGGCATGGCGGTGGGGCTCGGCGCCGGCACCACCACGTGGGCGCTGGCGAAGGAACTGGTCAACGGCCCGCGCATCACCGTGGTGACCAACTCGATCCGCATCGCCGACCTCTTCCATCACGGCTCGTCGTCAGGCGCCGGACGCTACGGTTCTACCGTGATCCTGATCGGCGGCGAGCGCACGCCGTCGGACGCGCTGGTGGGGCCCATTGCCACGGCGGCCCTCAAACAGCTTCACCTGGACCTGCTGTTCCTGGGCGTGCACGGGATGGATCCCGATGCCGGCTTCACCACCCCCAACCTGTTGGAGGCCGAGACGGACCGCGCATTCGTGTCGGCCTCGCGCAAAGTTGTGGTGGTGGCCGACCACACGAAGTGGGGCACGCAGGGCATGAGCACCATCGCCGCGTTCGAGGAGGCCGATGAAGTCATCAGCGACGCCGGACTCAGCGGGGACGCACGGCGGATTCTTCAGGAAAGCGTCAGCAGGCTGCGGATAGTAAGCGCCGTGTAG